The following is a genomic window from Candidatus Kapaibacterium sp..
TTGAATATGCCTATTATTTATGGTATATTGATTTTTATTTTGTTCGTCAGTTCTCTTGCTATCACTCAGCAAATACATAATTGCAGCACCCAAAATAAGCCCCAAAACTGTGAACCCGATGCTTCCAAGCGTAGATTTCATGAACTTACTCATTACACTACCAGTTGCAACTTTAGCAGCAGTCGTGGTAGCCATAGGGACATAAGTTAATCCTGCTTGATTGAACAGTTTTGAAGTCACGCCGATAGGCACAGCCGAGTCAGTTACATAAGCTTCTGAAGCACGATTTAATTTAAGCGCCGCTTGAAATTCATTTTGCAATTCGATATTATCATTGAGCGCCGCAAAAAGGGTCGAGCTCTCGATTTCGTTCGCCTCCCCGTCAATCACAAGATAAATCAAATCATTATATTTTATATTTTCATTCATAATTTTTCTCCTACTTTCCTTCTTCAAGCATTGGCGACAAAATTTCTCTCAGTTTCGATTTCGCCCTTACAACTCGATTTCTGACAGTTGTGAGTGGAACCTCTGTTAGTGTAGCAATTTCGCTGTATGTTAGTCCTTGGTAAGCCTGCAAAATGAACGCTTCTTTATGTTCTTCGGGAAGCAAATCCAGTGCTGCGTCTATCATCTGAGTCAGTTCCTTCACCTCGAAATTTCTCTCAGTGAAATAAGCATGGTAATCGTCAAATTCGACAAGTAATTTATTGTTGTTTCTCTTGAAATTTAGCGATAGATTTCGGGCGGTTCGGAGCAGATAACCCTGCACATTGCCGATGACAATTTTGCTCTCGATACTTCGAATAAGTTGCATAAATGTGTCTTGGAAAATGTCTTCGGCATAAGTACCATCACCAAAAATCTTTCGGCAATACAAGTACAGTTTGTTGCAATGGCGATTGTACAGCTCCGAAAATGCACCCGACTTCTCAGGCTCAGGCTCGCTTGCCGTGATACTAATCAATTCTTCGTCGTTATATCGTTTGTAATTTTTCATCATCGTTCTCAATTGCAAAGACACATTTTTTTTGTGTTTGTTTCACTATGATAAATTAATTTATTCATCCGATGACTTGCCCTATTCATATGCATTGAA
Proteins encoded in this region:
- a CDS encoding RNA polymerase sigma factor, with protein sequence MMKNYKRYNDEELISITASEPEPEKSGAFSELYNRHCNKLYLYCRKIFGDGTYAEDIFQDTFMQLIRSIESKIVIGNVQGYLLRTARNLSLNFKRNNNKLLVEFDDYHAYFTERNFEVKELTQMIDAALDLLPEEHKEAFILQAYQGLTYSEIATLTEVPLTTVRNRVVRAKSKLREILSPMLEEGK